A DNA window from Pungitius pungitius chromosome 1, fPunPun2.1, whole genome shotgun sequence contains the following coding sequences:
- the LOC119223580 gene encoding transcriptional-regulating factor 1 isoform X4, whose product MDWPFSYTERAIMDDPSSTQSFTNLHHHRHRPSFYLTLPGLQSPVVGYQSCQPSLDPQEQYGSRGEDPTDSFPTSITSSVGRKESCGSDGGFPTPGGSGLNGDANLGGHLDGGSGLGGHFSDTWYAGGKKEDVWEDGENCESAEDNFYRRGDGYSKANDIFYSVNSGSEEAIRRKLRADYNNYTQESCEPKGDSVYNRGADDNHFTKQTAPWGSFSDNVDYARLSDNYLGREEDYGSSCGSGEDQLQPAEVEGPWLGPPPSGHTGEGRWRGAVDPRGPLGVSGVTYIQKLDSFSEAFLSQRRRRFPMIPGGDSSGQVWDFGAGRVESPGSVKSGYSCAFDADARPPPSSTPPATHPSHMSYPSPPTSTHIMSSVLSPPPTPLSPHSHSPSKMDSPVPYGGGGHSVSQGGQSLAALQFFAPHLQSLPSVHSSGMMWKFPQQTLGFPQSPGDPRSSHGGDYSNVPALCPSSSPSLHPSSHLPYLSTHLSSQRYETTEKTAPYIVTKNVKNQANQQTSQIYTGLPFPSILHSSKGQKRGRYTPRPLLNPLRRGTGLYSSISSLNHREDETKCRTEEEGCLVLPYVNVGHDFQAELPRCIVDAEGFRVLSPEEISPTEQLLWKPWDKLEETTNLQDQVELLLSMCSSSCVPGGGSNSELTMHCLHHCQGNTMATLDMLLFSQPSPMGDYHYSGSDFWTESEKSLFRATLGTSGKDFSLIQKMVRTKTVCQCVEFYYLSKKLQDKQVKQKEEENRDRLMEQQKNMTSIRQPVRKQFGLEEAVAVPSLASFFPCKLCGKMFYKIKSRNAHMKIHRQPQEDWTDRRLQQQLLTQRLALSHPNNLMLSPGGNLLSPQAAALTFPPPGNNPNADNVLGLVANSNAIAPTNASVQDPIAAVPYSNIAPQNSRVVTNVNAVDSNQREPTSVLPLHQSWGSYGHGPDPTVFYCNTEGKDTVGAGTVGGKEQMNWQ is encoded by the exons ATggactg GCCCTTTAGCTACACCGAGCGAGCCATCATGGACGACCCATCATCCACCCAATCCTTCACCAACCTCCACCACCATCGCCACCGCCCATCCTTTTACCTCACCCTGCCCGGCCTTCAGAGCCCCGTAGTGGGGTACCAGTCCTGTCAGCCTTCCCTGGACCCTCAGGAGCAATATGGAAGTAGAGGGGAAGACCCCACAGACTCCTTCCCAACATCAATCACCTCCTCCGTTGGAAGGAAGGAGAGTTGTGGGAGTGACGGAGGCTTTCCGACCCCAGGTGGTAGCGGCTTGAACGGAGACGCCAACTTGGGAGGCCATCTTGACGGGGGAAGCGGGTTGGGCGGCCATTTTTCAGATACCTGGTACGCCGGCGGCAAAAAAGAAGACGTCTGGGAGGACGGGGAAAATTGTGAAAGCGCCGAAGACAACTTTTATAGAAGAGGGGATGGTTACAGTAAAGCAAATGATATCTTTTACAGCGTGAATAGTGGCAGTGAGGAGGCCATCAGGCGCAAACTCAGAGCGGACTACAACAATTACACCCAAGAAAGCTGTGAACCGAAAGGGGATTCAGTTTACAATCGGGGGGCCGACGACAACCACTTTACTAAGCAAACCGCTCCATGGGGGAGCTTCAGCGACAACGTTGATTATGCACGGTTGAGTGATAACTATTTGGGGAGAGAAGAAGACTACGGCTCCAGCTGTGGCTCAGGTGAGGATCAGCTTCAACCAGCAGAGGTCGAGGGCCCCTGGCTCGGGCCCCCTCCTTCAGGTCACACCGGAGAGGGCAGGTGGAGAGGAGCAGTGGACCCCAGGGGCCCCCTCGGGGTCAGCGGTGTGACGTACATTCAGAAGCTGGACTCCTTCTCCGAGGCTTTCCTCTCCCAGCGGAGAAGAAGATTTCCCATGATTCCCGGGGGAGACTCTTCGGGGCAGGTGTGGGATTTCGGCGCGGGGAGGGTCGAAAGCCCCGGGTCGGTGAAGTCGGGTTACAGCTGCGCTTTCGATGCGGACGCCCGCCCGCCTCCCTCCTCGACTCCCCCAGCCACTCACCCGTCTCATATGTCCTACCCGTCTCCCCCCACGTCAACTCACATCATGTCTTCGGTGCTCAGTCCTCCTCCCACACCTCTGTCCCCCCATTCCCACTCGCCCTCCAAAATGGACTCTCCCGTTCCGTATGGGGGCGGCGGACATTCAGTGTCTCAGGGGGGGCAATCGCTTGCCGCGCTGCAGTTTTTCGCTCCTCACCTGCAGTCCCTCCCGTCTGTCCATTCCTCGGGGATGATGTGGAAGTTTCCACAGCAGACACTCGGCTTCCCACAGTCACCAGGAGACCCGAGATCTTCTCACGGCGGGGACTACAGCAATGTCCCAG cCCTCTGTCCCTCCAGCTCTCCATCCCTTCATCCTTCCTCCCATCTTCCATATCTTTCAACTCACCTTTCCAGCCAACGTTATGAGACGACAGAAAAGACAGCCCCCTACATTGTGACCAAGAATGTAAAGAACCAAGCCAAT CAGCAAACTTCTCAAATCTACACTGGACTTCCATTCCCCAGTATCCTTCACTCCAGCAAAGGTCAGAAGAGAGGTCGGTACACTCCTCGGCCGCTCCTCAATCCCCTTCGCAGGGGGACGGGTCTCTACTCCTCCATATCGTCTCTCAACCACAGAGAGGACGAAACCAAGTGCAGAACGGAGGAAGAGGGGTGTCTCGTGTTACC GTACGTCAATGTGGGTCATGATTTCCAGGCAGAGCTTCCTCGCTGCATTGTAGATGCGGAAGGGTTTCGGGTGTTGTCACCAGAGGAGATATCTCCTACGGAACAGCTGCTTTGGAAACCGTGGGACAAGCTGGAGGAGACGACCAACTTACAAGACCAAG tggagctgctgctgtccatGTGTAGTTCCAGCTGCGTACCAGGAGGGGGCAGCAACTCAGAGCTGACTATGCACTGTCTGCACCACTGTCAGGGAAACACAATG GCCACACTGGACATGCTGCTGTTCTCACAGCCCTCGCCAATGGGAGACTACCACTACTCTG GTAGTGACTTTTGGACGGAAAGTGAAAAGAGTCTCTTCAGAGCAACTCTGGGAACTTCTGGAAAAGACTTTTCACTCATACAGAAAATG GTGAGGACTAAGACCGTGTGCCAGTGTGTGGAATTTTACTACCTGAGCAAAAAGCTGCAGGACAAGCAGGTgaaacagaaggaggaggagaacagagacagattgatggagcagcagaaaaAT ATGACGTCCATCCGTCAGCCAGTGCGCAAACAGTTTGGCCTGGAGGAGGCGGTTGCTGTGCCCTCATTGGCTAGCTTCTTCCCATGCAAGCTGTGTGGCAA AATGTTCTATAAAATCAAGTCCCGTAATGCTCACATGAAGATCCACCGCCAGCCTCAGGAGGATTGGACCGACAGGCGGCTGCAGCAACAGCTCCTCACCCAGCGTCTGGCTCTGAGTCATCCCAACAACCTCATGCTCTCCCCAGGCGGCAACCTGCTCTCGCCCCAGGCGGCCGCTCTGACCTTTCCCCCTCCTGGCAACAACCCAAACGCAGACAATGTCCTCGGCCTCGTAGCCAATAGCAACGCCATCGCTCCCACCAACGCCAGTGTCCAGGATCCCATCGCTGCGGTACCATACAGCAACATCGCGCCACAAAACTCTCGTGTGGTCACCAACGTCAACGCCGTTGACTCGAACCAAAGAGAGCCCACCTCCGTCTTACCTCTGCACCAATCATGGGGCTCGTATGGACATGGCCCCGACCCCACTGTCTTCTACTGCAACACAGAAGGGAAAGACACTGTTGGAGCTGGGACAGTAGGCGGGAAAGAGCAAATGAACTGGCAGTAG
- the LOC119223580 gene encoding transcriptional-regulating factor 1 isoform X3 produces MDDPSSTQSFTNLHHHRHRPSFYLTLPGLQSPVVGYQSCQPSLDPQEQYGSRGEDPTDSFPTSITSSVGRKESCGSDGGFPTPGGSGLNGDANLGGHLDGGSGLGGHFSDTWYAGGKKEDVWEDGENCESAEDNFYRRGDGYSKANDIFYSVNSGSEEAIRRKLRADYNNYTQESCEPKGDSVYNRGADDNHFTKQTAPWGSFSDNVDYARLSDNYLGREEDYGSSCGSGEDQLQPAEVEGPWLGPPPSGHTGEGRWRGAVDPRGPLGVSGVTYIQKLDSFSEAFLSQRRRRFPMIPGGDSSGQVWDFGAGRVESPGSVKSGYSCAFDADARPPPSSTPPATHPSHMSYPSPPTSTHIMSSVLSPPPTPLSPHSHSPSKMDSPVPYGGGGHSVSQGGQSLAALQFFAPHLQSLPSVHSSGMMWKFPQQTLGFPQSPGDPRSSHGGDYSNVPASHVQSPEAAFLSSASHYSPLHPSTALCPSSSPSLHPSSHLPYLSTHLSSQRYETTEKTAPYIVTKNVKNQANQQTSQIYTGLPFPSILHSSKGQKRGRYTPRPLLNPLRRGTGLYSSISSLNHREDETKCRTEEEGCLVLPYVNVGHDFQAELPRCIVDAEGFRVLSPEEISPTEQLLWKPWDKLEETTNLQDQVELLLSMCSSSCVPGGGSNSELTMHCLHHCQGNTMATLDMLLFSQPSPMGDYHYSGSDFWTESEKSLFRATLGTSGKDFSLIQKMVRTKTVCQCVEFYYLSKKLQDKQVKQKEEENRDRLMEQQKNMTSIRQPVRKQFGLEEAVAVPSLASFFPCKLCGKMFYKIKSRNAHMKIHRQPQEDWTDRRLQQQLLTQRLALSHPNNLMLSPGGNLLSPQAAALTFPPPGNNPNADNVLGLVANSNAIAPTNASVQDPIAAVPYSNIAPQNSRVVTNVNAVDSNQREPTSVLPLHQSWGSYGHGPDPTVFYCNTEGKDTVGAGTVGGKEQMNWQ; encoded by the exons ATGGACGACCCATCATCCACCCAATCCTTCACCAACCTCCACCACCATCGCCACCGCCCATCCTTTTACCTCACCCTGCCCGGCCTTCAGAGCCCCGTAGTGGGGTACCAGTCCTGTCAGCCTTCCCTGGACCCTCAGGAGCAATATGGAAGTAGAGGGGAAGACCCCACAGACTCCTTCCCAACATCAATCACCTCCTCCGTTGGAAGGAAGGAGAGTTGTGGGAGTGACGGAGGCTTTCCGACCCCAGGTGGTAGCGGCTTGAACGGAGACGCCAACTTGGGAGGCCATCTTGACGGGGGAAGCGGGTTGGGCGGCCATTTTTCAGATACCTGGTACGCCGGCGGCAAAAAAGAAGACGTCTGGGAGGACGGGGAAAATTGTGAAAGCGCCGAAGACAACTTTTATAGAAGAGGGGATGGTTACAGTAAAGCAAATGATATCTTTTACAGCGTGAATAGTGGCAGTGAGGAGGCCATCAGGCGCAAACTCAGAGCGGACTACAACAATTACACCCAAGAAAGCTGTGAACCGAAAGGGGATTCAGTTTACAATCGGGGGGCCGACGACAACCACTTTACTAAGCAAACCGCTCCATGGGGGAGCTTCAGCGACAACGTTGATTATGCACGGTTGAGTGATAACTATTTGGGGAGAGAAGAAGACTACGGCTCCAGCTGTGGCTCAGGTGAGGATCAGCTTCAACCAGCAGAGGTCGAGGGCCCCTGGCTCGGGCCCCCTCCTTCAGGTCACACCGGAGAGGGCAGGTGGAGAGGAGCAGTGGACCCCAGGGGCCCCCTCGGGGTCAGCGGTGTGACGTACATTCAGAAGCTGGACTCCTTCTCCGAGGCTTTCCTCTCCCAGCGGAGAAGAAGATTTCCCATGATTCCCGGGGGAGACTCTTCGGGGCAGGTGTGGGATTTCGGCGCGGGGAGGGTCGAAAGCCCCGGGTCGGTGAAGTCGGGTTACAGCTGCGCTTTCGATGCGGACGCCCGCCCGCCTCCCTCCTCGACTCCCCCAGCCACTCACCCGTCTCATATGTCCTACCCGTCTCCCCCCACGTCAACTCACATCATGTCTTCGGTGCTCAGTCCTCCTCCCACACCTCTGTCCCCCCATTCCCACTCGCCCTCCAAAATGGACTCTCCCGTTCCGTATGGGGGCGGCGGACATTCAGTGTCTCAGGGGGGGCAATCGCTTGCCGCGCTGCAGTTTTTCGCTCCTCACCTGCAGTCCCTCCCGTCTGTCCATTCCTCGGGGATGATGTGGAAGTTTCCACAGCAGACACTCGGCTTCCCACAGTCACCAGGAGACCCGAGATCTTCTCACGGCGGGGACTACAGCAATGTCCCAG CTTCTCACGTTCAGTCTCCGGAAGCAGCGTTCCTCTCTTCCGCATCTCATTATTcacctctccatccatccacagcCCTCTGTCCCTCCAGCTCTCCATCCCTTCATCCTTCCTCCCATCTTCCATATCTTTCAACTCACCTTTCCAGCCAACGTTATGAGACGACAGAAAAGACAGCCCCCTACATTGTGACCAAGAATGTAAAGAACCAAGCCAAT CAGCAAACTTCTCAAATCTACACTGGACTTCCATTCCCCAGTATCCTTCACTCCAGCAAAGGTCAGAAGAGAGGTCGGTACACTCCTCGGCCGCTCCTCAATCCCCTTCGCAGGGGGACGGGTCTCTACTCCTCCATATCGTCTCTCAACCACAGAGAGGACGAAACCAAGTGCAGAACGGAGGAAGAGGGGTGTCTCGTGTTACC GTACGTCAATGTGGGTCATGATTTCCAGGCAGAGCTTCCTCGCTGCATTGTAGATGCGGAAGGGTTTCGGGTGTTGTCACCAGAGGAGATATCTCCTACGGAACAGCTGCTTTGGAAACCGTGGGACAAGCTGGAGGAGACGACCAACTTACAAGACCAAG tggagctgctgctgtccatGTGTAGTTCCAGCTGCGTACCAGGAGGGGGCAGCAACTCAGAGCTGACTATGCACTGTCTGCACCACTGTCAGGGAAACACAATG GCCACACTGGACATGCTGCTGTTCTCACAGCCCTCGCCAATGGGAGACTACCACTACTCTG GTAGTGACTTTTGGACGGAAAGTGAAAAGAGTCTCTTCAGAGCAACTCTGGGAACTTCTGGAAAAGACTTTTCACTCATACAGAAAATG GTGAGGACTAAGACCGTGTGCCAGTGTGTGGAATTTTACTACCTGAGCAAAAAGCTGCAGGACAAGCAGGTgaaacagaaggaggaggagaacagagacagattgatggagcagcagaaaaAT ATGACGTCCATCCGTCAGCCAGTGCGCAAACAGTTTGGCCTGGAGGAGGCGGTTGCTGTGCCCTCATTGGCTAGCTTCTTCCCATGCAAGCTGTGTGGCAA AATGTTCTATAAAATCAAGTCCCGTAATGCTCACATGAAGATCCACCGCCAGCCTCAGGAGGATTGGACCGACAGGCGGCTGCAGCAACAGCTCCTCACCCAGCGTCTGGCTCTGAGTCATCCCAACAACCTCATGCTCTCCCCAGGCGGCAACCTGCTCTCGCCCCAGGCGGCCGCTCTGACCTTTCCCCCTCCTGGCAACAACCCAAACGCAGACAATGTCCTCGGCCTCGTAGCCAATAGCAACGCCATCGCTCCCACCAACGCCAGTGTCCAGGATCCCATCGCTGCGGTACCATACAGCAACATCGCGCCACAAAACTCTCGTGTGGTCACCAACGTCAACGCCGTTGACTCGAACCAAAGAGAGCCCACCTCCGTCTTACCTCTGCACCAATCATGGGGCTCGTATGGACATGGCCCCGACCCCACTGTCTTCTACTGCAACACAGAAGGGAAAGACACTGTTGGAGCTGGGACAGTAGGCGGGAAAGAGCAAATGAACTGGCAGTAG
- the LOC119223580 gene encoding transcriptional-regulating factor 1 isoform X2 has product MDWPFSYTERAIMDDPSSTQSFTNLHHHRHRPSFYLTLPGLQSPVVGYQSCQPSLDPQEQYGSRGEDPTDSFPTSITSSVGRKESCGSDGGFPTPGGSGLNGDANLGGHLDGGSGLGGHFSDTWYAGGKKEDVWEDGENCESAEDNFYRRGDGYSKANDIFYSVNSGSEEAIRRKLRADYNNYTQESCEPKGDSVYNRGADDNHFTKQTAPWGSFSDNVDYARLSDNYLGREEDYGSSCGSGEDQLQPAEVEGPWLGPPPSGHTGEGRWRGAVDPRGPLGVSGVTYIQKLDSFSEAFLSQRRRRFPMIPGGDSSGQVWDFGAGRVESPGSVKSGYSCAFDADARPPPSSTPPATHPSHMSYPSPPTSTHIMSSVLSPPPTPLSPHSHSPSKMDSPVPYGGGGHSVSQGGQSLAALQFFAPHLQSLPSVHSSGMMWKFPQQTLGFPQSPGDPRSSHGGDYSNVPASHVQSPEAAFLSSASHYSPLHPSTALCPSSSPSLHPSSHLPYLSTHLSSQRYETTEKTAPYIVTKNVKNQANQTSQIYTGLPFPSILHSSKGQKRGRYTPRPLLNPLRRGTGLYSSISSLNHREDETKCRTEEEGCLVLPYVNVGHDFQAELPRCIVDAEGFRVLSPEEISPTEQLLWKPWDKLEETTNLQDQVELLLSMCSSSCVPGGGSNSELTMHCLHHCQGNTMATLDMLLFSQPSPMGDYHYSGSDFWTESEKSLFRATLGTSGKDFSLIQKMVRTKTVCQCVEFYYLSKKLQDKQVKQKEEENRDRLMEQQKNMTSIRQPVRKQFGLEEAVAVPSLASFFPCKLCGKMFYKIKSRNAHMKIHRQPQEDWTDRRLQQQLLTQRLALSHPNNLMLSPGGNLLSPQAAALTFPPPGNNPNADNVLGLVANSNAIAPTNASVQDPIAAVPYSNIAPQNSRVVTNVNAVDSNQREPTSVLPLHQSWGSYGHGPDPTVFYCNTEGKDTVGAGTVGGKEQMNWQ; this is encoded by the exons ATggactg GCCCTTTAGCTACACCGAGCGAGCCATCATGGACGACCCATCATCCACCCAATCCTTCACCAACCTCCACCACCATCGCCACCGCCCATCCTTTTACCTCACCCTGCCCGGCCTTCAGAGCCCCGTAGTGGGGTACCAGTCCTGTCAGCCTTCCCTGGACCCTCAGGAGCAATATGGAAGTAGAGGGGAAGACCCCACAGACTCCTTCCCAACATCAATCACCTCCTCCGTTGGAAGGAAGGAGAGTTGTGGGAGTGACGGAGGCTTTCCGACCCCAGGTGGTAGCGGCTTGAACGGAGACGCCAACTTGGGAGGCCATCTTGACGGGGGAAGCGGGTTGGGCGGCCATTTTTCAGATACCTGGTACGCCGGCGGCAAAAAAGAAGACGTCTGGGAGGACGGGGAAAATTGTGAAAGCGCCGAAGACAACTTTTATAGAAGAGGGGATGGTTACAGTAAAGCAAATGATATCTTTTACAGCGTGAATAGTGGCAGTGAGGAGGCCATCAGGCGCAAACTCAGAGCGGACTACAACAATTACACCCAAGAAAGCTGTGAACCGAAAGGGGATTCAGTTTACAATCGGGGGGCCGACGACAACCACTTTACTAAGCAAACCGCTCCATGGGGGAGCTTCAGCGACAACGTTGATTATGCACGGTTGAGTGATAACTATTTGGGGAGAGAAGAAGACTACGGCTCCAGCTGTGGCTCAGGTGAGGATCAGCTTCAACCAGCAGAGGTCGAGGGCCCCTGGCTCGGGCCCCCTCCTTCAGGTCACACCGGAGAGGGCAGGTGGAGAGGAGCAGTGGACCCCAGGGGCCCCCTCGGGGTCAGCGGTGTGACGTACATTCAGAAGCTGGACTCCTTCTCCGAGGCTTTCCTCTCCCAGCGGAGAAGAAGATTTCCCATGATTCCCGGGGGAGACTCTTCGGGGCAGGTGTGGGATTTCGGCGCGGGGAGGGTCGAAAGCCCCGGGTCGGTGAAGTCGGGTTACAGCTGCGCTTTCGATGCGGACGCCCGCCCGCCTCCCTCCTCGACTCCCCCAGCCACTCACCCGTCTCATATGTCCTACCCGTCTCCCCCCACGTCAACTCACATCATGTCTTCGGTGCTCAGTCCTCCTCCCACACCTCTGTCCCCCCATTCCCACTCGCCCTCCAAAATGGACTCTCCCGTTCCGTATGGGGGCGGCGGACATTCAGTGTCTCAGGGGGGGCAATCGCTTGCCGCGCTGCAGTTTTTCGCTCCTCACCTGCAGTCCCTCCCGTCTGTCCATTCCTCGGGGATGATGTGGAAGTTTCCACAGCAGACACTCGGCTTCCCACAGTCACCAGGAGACCCGAGATCTTCTCACGGCGGGGACTACAGCAATGTCCCAG CTTCTCACGTTCAGTCTCCGGAAGCAGCGTTCCTCTCTTCCGCATCTCATTATTcacctctccatccatccacagcCCTCTGTCCCTCCAGCTCTCCATCCCTTCATCCTTCCTCCCATCTTCCATATCTTTCAACTCACCTTTCCAGCCAACGTTATGAGACGACAGAAAAGACAGCCCCCTACATTGTGACCAAGAATGTAAAGAACCAAGCCAAT CAAACTTCTCAAATCTACACTGGACTTCCATTCCCCAGTATCCTTCACTCCAGCAAAGGTCAGAAGAGAGGTCGGTACACTCCTCGGCCGCTCCTCAATCCCCTTCGCAGGGGGACGGGTCTCTACTCCTCCATATCGTCTCTCAACCACAGAGAGGACGAAACCAAGTGCAGAACGGAGGAAGAGGGGTGTCTCGTGTTACC GTACGTCAATGTGGGTCATGATTTCCAGGCAGAGCTTCCTCGCTGCATTGTAGATGCGGAAGGGTTTCGGGTGTTGTCACCAGAGGAGATATCTCCTACGGAACAGCTGCTTTGGAAACCGTGGGACAAGCTGGAGGAGACGACCAACTTACAAGACCAAG tggagctgctgctgtccatGTGTAGTTCCAGCTGCGTACCAGGAGGGGGCAGCAACTCAGAGCTGACTATGCACTGTCTGCACCACTGTCAGGGAAACACAATG GCCACACTGGACATGCTGCTGTTCTCACAGCCCTCGCCAATGGGAGACTACCACTACTCTG GTAGTGACTTTTGGACGGAAAGTGAAAAGAGTCTCTTCAGAGCAACTCTGGGAACTTCTGGAAAAGACTTTTCACTCATACAGAAAATG GTGAGGACTAAGACCGTGTGCCAGTGTGTGGAATTTTACTACCTGAGCAAAAAGCTGCAGGACAAGCAGGTgaaacagaaggaggaggagaacagagacagattgatggagcagcagaaaaAT ATGACGTCCATCCGTCAGCCAGTGCGCAAACAGTTTGGCCTGGAGGAGGCGGTTGCTGTGCCCTCATTGGCTAGCTTCTTCCCATGCAAGCTGTGTGGCAA AATGTTCTATAAAATCAAGTCCCGTAATGCTCACATGAAGATCCACCGCCAGCCTCAGGAGGATTGGACCGACAGGCGGCTGCAGCAACAGCTCCTCACCCAGCGTCTGGCTCTGAGTCATCCCAACAACCTCATGCTCTCCCCAGGCGGCAACCTGCTCTCGCCCCAGGCGGCCGCTCTGACCTTTCCCCCTCCTGGCAACAACCCAAACGCAGACAATGTCCTCGGCCTCGTAGCCAATAGCAACGCCATCGCTCCCACCAACGCCAGTGTCCAGGATCCCATCGCTGCGGTACCATACAGCAACATCGCGCCACAAAACTCTCGTGTGGTCACCAACGTCAACGCCGTTGACTCGAACCAAAGAGAGCCCACCTCCGTCTTACCTCTGCACCAATCATGGGGCTCGTATGGACATGGCCCCGACCCCACTGTCTTCTACTGCAACACAGAAGGGAAAGACACTGTTGGAGCTGGGACAGTAGGCGGGAAAGAGCAAATGAACTGGCAGTAG